From the Malus domestica chromosome 17, GDT2T_hap1 genome, one window contains:
- the LOC103404370 gene encoding zinc finger AN1 domain-containing stress-associated protein 12-like: MTGGTEAFPDLGRHCQLSDCHQLDFLPFHCDGCHRVFCVEHRSYKSHECPKSDHNSRKVVVCEICSTSIETTGRDGEQDQKLLLEKHAKSGNCDPRKKKKPTCPVRRCKEILTFSNTSTCKTCKIKVCLKHRFPADHVCQKQTAAQPSLVGKPVSWNDKFMAAFALREGKECGKSARDSKSSASSAPSVRAY; encoded by the exons ATGACGGGAGGAACAGAAGCTTTCCCGGATTTGGGAAGACACTGCCAGCTCTCCGATTGCCACCAGCTCGATTTCCTCCCCTTCCACTGCGACGGTTGTCATAGG GTTTTCTGCGTTGAGCATCGGTCCTACAAGTCCCACGAGTGCCCGAAATCGGACCACAACAGCAGAAAGGTGGTGGTTTGCGAAATCTGCTCGACATCCATAGAAACCACCGGCCGCGACGGCGAACAGGACCAGAAATTGCTGTTGGAGAAGCACGCCAAGTCCGGAAATTGCGaccccagaaagaagaagaaaccaacCTGCCCGGTTCGCCGGTGCAAGGAGATTCTCACGTTTTCGAATACCAGCACCTGCAAGACCTGCAAGATCAAGGTTTGCCTCAAGCACCGGTTCCCGGCCGACCATGTTTGCCAGAAGCAGACGGCGGCACAGCCGTCGTTGGTGGGGAAGCCTGTGAGCTGGAACGACAAGTTCATGGCTGCTTTTGCTTTGAGGGAAGGGAAAGAATGCGGGAAGAGCGCGCGGGATTCCAAGTCTTCTGCTTCGAGTGCGCCTTCTGTTCGAGCTTATTGA